Below is a window of Synechococcus sp. PCC 7335 DNA.
ACAGCAAGATGCGATTCGAGTAATCAGCGGAGGTCCAGGCGCTGGAAAGTCGTCGTTTGCCAAAGTCTATGCGGCTGAACACGCTCAACGAGGTGAGTTCCCAGTTTTGTTTGTTCCACTTCACCAATTCACACCTACTGGAGACCTAGTTAAAGCAGTAGATGAGTTTATCCGATACGACCACTATCTGAAACATAACCCCCTTGATCCTGAGAGTGAGGGGAGCAGACTGCTGGTAATATTCGACGGTTTAGACGAGCTGGCGCTGCAAGGGAAAATAGCAAGAGAAACAGCGCAGTCCTTTGTTCGAGAAGTGCAGGACAAGGTCAGTCGATTTAACTATCGAACGACCCGCCTTCAGGTGATTATCACCGGCAGAGAAGTCGTTGTCCAAGAATCTTTCAGAGAGCAGCATCAAATTCTGCATGTCTTGCCGTACCTTCTTCCAAAGAACGAACGAAAGGAAGTAAAAGGTGAGCCTTACATTGACCCTAACGGCTTGCTATCAAGAGATCAGCGAGGCGATTGGTGGAGCAAGTATGGTGTGGCGGTAAAGCAAAACTATTCTGCCATGCCAGGAGTGTTAAAAACGGCCAGCTTGACTGAGATAACAGCGCAGCCTCTATTAAATTACTTAGTGGCCCTGAGTTATGTAGCAGGAAAGCTTACCCTCTCGGCGGCGACAAACTTAAATACTGTCTATGCGGATTTGCTGGATGCGGTCTATGAACGAGGCTACGAAGACAGCGGTCGGCACCGTGCGCTCACCTCGATGTCAAAAGCGCATTTTATACGAGTGTTAGAAGAGATCGCGCTGGCGGCGTGGCATGGCGGTGGCCGTACAACCACTATTCAAGAAATCGAATTGCACTGCGAGCGCAGCGGTCTGAGTAAGCTTCTGAGCGATTTTGAGGAAGGCGCTGAGCTAGGTGTTACTCGACTACTTGTTGCCTTTTACTTTCGACAAAGTGGCCAACGAAGCGATCAGAGAACATTTGAGTTCACCCACAAAAGCTTTAGCGAGTATCTGACTGCTCGACGGATTGTCCGGGCGGTGTCTCGAATTCAAAAGCAGCTAGCGCGCCGCGCTGAAGATATAGAGGAAGGATGGAGTCAGCGAGACGCTTTGCAGCATTGGGCAGAGGTATGTGGCCCAACTCGTATAGACGTTTATCTGTTGGATTTCTTAAGAGATGAGGTGGCTTTGTGTCCTGTGAAACAGGTAGCTAAGTGGCAGAAAACGTTTAGTGAGCTAATCGCCGTAATGCTTCGGCGGGGAATGCCGATGGAGAAGATTGAGCCGTCACTTAGATTCTATGAAGCGAATCAAAGAGCGATTCATGCGGAAGAGGCACTTCTAGCTGTGTTGGGTATTTGTTCTTCAGTGACTAAAGACATTTCAACAGTAGAGTGGCCTACTCGGGTATCGTTTGGGGCGTGGATAGGACGTTTGCAGGGACAGAGAGTAGATGTTGAGAATCTAGCATCTCTTTGCAGCCTAGTACGTTTA
It encodes the following:
- a CDS encoding pentapeptide repeat-containing protein codes for the protein MSSSSGLTVTKPISVWNKPLKTNFKDLFKALGKAGVDAATGQWIGLGKDAVDVLSAIGLDSKNPAELSWALIYNSLSRATFQLVAESQFLMKEVPVDIATLTEQLDLSLETSELQITANFFEHPEQLSVVSRLQTPVKQWLMGVGLDAVQSETVSNRLPAYFTFALHEEWRRHSQTYSSITAAVKTPFTEATEREQGWRLYASWLQKQIEEPMMFEAFGLKDVYIPLRGYYKRQQPSQESSSIAKAYESAEPKPERVVVDLATELRGWLRKAEQQDAIRVISGGPGAGKSSFAKVYAAEHAQRGEFPVLFVPLHQFTPTGDLVKAVDEFIRYDHYLKHNPLDPESEGSRLLVIFDGLDELALQGKIARETAQSFVREVQDKVSRFNYRTTRLQVIITGREVVVQESFREQHQILHVLPYLLPKNERKEVKGEPYIDPNGLLSRDQRGDWWSKYGVAVKQNYSAMPGVLKTASLTEITAQPLLNYLVALSYVAGKLTLSAATNLNTVYADLLDAVYERGYEDSGRHRALTSMSKAHFIRVLEEIALAAWHGGGRTTTIQEIELHCERSGLSKLLSDFEEGAELGVTRLLVAFYFRQSGQRSDQRTFEFTHKSFSEYLTARRIVRAVSRIQKQLARRAEDIEEGWSQRDALQHWAEVCGPTRIDVYLLDFLRDEVALCPVKQVAKWQKTFSELIAVMLRRGMPMEKIEPSLRFYEANQRAIHAEEALLAVLGICSSVTKDISTVEWPTRVSFGAWIGRLQGQRVDVENLASLCSLVRLNLSSSVLINRDLMGADLREANLREANLREANLREANLSRANLRGADLSGANLSEANLSEADLRETNLRLANLRGAILLKTNLREARNVTKEQLIEALLCNTCLREGISLDPDRDCGRRWNS